The following coding sequences are from one Planifilum fulgidum window:
- a CDS encoding Mov34/MPN/PAD-1 family protein, whose translation MVRQVLSIRAAVIDHLRQYCMKQLPNEACGILAGQNQEITRFFPIPNLDQSPHSFQFEPRTYLNTIREIRERGLDWIGIVHSHPNTEPVPSARDLANWHYPEKSYWILSLKGEQSRLSAYYIEKEKVVPVMYQIIADR comes from the coding sequence GTGGTCCGACAGGTGCTGTCGATCCGGGCGGCGGTGATCGACCATCTCCGGCAATACTGCATGAAACAGCTTCCCAACGAGGCGTGCGGAATCTTGGCCGGGCAAAACCAGGAGATCACCCGCTTTTTTCCCATTCCGAACCTGGACCAGAGTCCCCATTCCTTTCAATTCGAACCGCGCACCTATCTGAACACGATTCGGGAAATCCGGGAAAGGGGGCTGGACTGGATCGGCATCGTCCACTCCCACCCCAACACGGAGCCGGTTCCCTCCGCCCGGGATCTGGCCAATTGGCATTATCCGGAAAAAAGTTACTGGATCCTCTCCCTCAAGGGGGAGCAAAGCCGCCTCTCGGCCTACTACATCGAAAAGGAAAAGGTTGTCCCGGTGATGTACCAGATCATCGCCGACCGCTGA